From one Caldithrix abyssi DSM 13497 genomic stretch:
- a CDS encoding thiol-disulfide oxidoreductase DCC family protein: protein MKTNRKRIKIIYDDDCPFCLRSAALLRQLDRKGRFVFLKESGADARRLLKGQSFEDFNSMVVIYEGQWYRKGRAVRQIGRVLGLGWAADLLPLAVLDFVYQFIANRRFVFSKLLFATQNCSCSKG, encoded by the coding sequence TTGAAAACAAACCGCAAGCGTATCAAAATAATCTATGATGATGATTGTCCGTTTTGTTTACGCAGTGCGGCATTGCTCCGGCAGCTGGATCGAAAGGGACGGTTTGTTTTTTTGAAAGAATCAGGGGCAGACGCCCGCCGGCTGTTAAAAGGACAATCTTTCGAAGATTTTAATTCCATGGTTGTCATATATGAAGGTCAATGGTACCGAAAGGGGAGGGCTGTACGACAGATTGGGCGGGTACTTGGGCTTGGATGGGCGGCCGACTTATTGCCTTTAGCTGTTCTGGATTTTGTTTACCAATTCATTGCTAATAGAAGATTTGTTTTTTCGAAATTGTTGTTTGCCACGCAAAACTGTAGTTGTAGTAAAGGATAA
- the glgA gene encoding glycogen synthase GlgA: MRICLVSAEIAPFAKMGGLGDVSAALGKYLAKNGHDVRLVMPFYDTIDARELNIRPVVRARHILLKMGDKTYELDFFKTQLPGANADVYLVGCPLLYERGAVYTTDGDEYLRFAVLTRAAIELCKRLNWAPDIFHANDWHTALLPIYIKTIYGYDKIFQKSKTVLTLHNIGYQGIFPAETVNDLSLSAFYFWFDSQDLYHGRINFLKNGIRHAHKITTVSPTYAREIQTETYGAGLEKLLRQRANDLLGILNGVDYQEWNPETDVFIPFHYSIKNLSGKKKNKEALLKKAGLATRWLQQPMVSMISRLVEQKGIDLLMGAMEGLLRRFEFSLVVLGSGAIRYEQFFFSLQERFPERVKFFRGYDYALSHLIEAGADIFLMPSLYEPCGLNQIYSLKYGTVPVVRKTGGLADTVTLYDWQKQTGDGFVFEHYNTESFTWAVEYALTTFEHKTAWRKIMINGMKKDFSWEKQIKEYEKLYENLMQANDED; encoded by the coding sequence TTGCGTATTTGTTTGGTTTCTGCAGAAATTGCGCCTTTTGCTAAAATGGGCGGTCTGGGCGATGTTAGCGCGGCCCTGGGTAAATATCTCGCTAAAAACGGGCATGATGTACGTTTGGTGATGCCTTTTTACGATACCATCGATGCGCGGGAGTTGAATATCCGGCCTGTTGTCAGAGCCAGGCATATCCTGCTTAAAATGGGCGACAAAACGTATGAGTTGGATTTTTTTAAAACTCAATTGCCTGGGGCTAATGCTGATGTTTATCTGGTCGGTTGCCCCCTTTTGTACGAGCGCGGCGCCGTTTACACCACCGATGGCGATGAATATCTGCGTTTCGCCGTGCTGACGCGGGCAGCCATTGAATTGTGCAAACGACTGAACTGGGCGCCGGATATTTTTCACGCCAACGACTGGCATACGGCCCTGTTGCCGATTTACATAAAAACCATTTACGGTTATGATAAAATATTTCAAAAGAGCAAAACCGTTTTAACGCTGCACAACATCGGCTATCAGGGCATTTTTCCGGCTGAAACCGTAAACGATCTTTCTTTAAGCGCGTTTTACTTCTGGTTCGATAGTCAGGACCTGTATCATGGAAGAATCAATTTTTTGAAAAACGGCATCCGGCATGCGCATAAAATAACCACCGTCAGCCCCACCTATGCCAGAGAAATTCAAACAGAGACCTACGGAGCCGGACTGGAGAAGTTGTTGCGGCAACGGGCAAACGATTTATTGGGCATTTTGAATGGCGTGGATTACCAGGAGTGGAATCCGGAAACGGATGTGTTTATTCCCTTTCACTATTCGATTAAAAATCTTTCGGGCAAGAAAAAGAACAAAGAAGCGCTGTTGAAAAAGGCCGGTTTAGCGACACGCTGGCTGCAGCAACCGATGGTTTCGATGATCAGTCGGCTGGTTGAGCAAAAAGGAATCGATCTTTTAATGGGGGCAATGGAAGGCCTTTTGCGGCGCTTCGAATTCAGTTTGGTGGTGCTGGGAAGCGGCGCAATTCGTTATGAACAATTCTTTTTTTCTTTACAGGAACGATTCCCTGAGCGCGTTAAATTTTTTCGTGGATATGATTACGCCCTGTCTCACCTGATCGAGGCGGGGGCGGATATCTTTTTAATGCCTTCGCTTTACGAACCGTGCGGCCTGAATCAGATTTACAGTTTAAAATATGGGACGGTGCCGGTGGTGCGTAAAACCGGGGGCTTGGCAGATACTGTAACGCTTTACGATTGGCAAAAGCAAACGGGCGACGGCTTTGTGTTTGAGCACTACAATACCGAAAGCTTTACATGGGCTGTAGAGTATGCGTTAACCACTTTTGAACACAAAACGGCCTGGCGAAAAATCATGATAAACGGCATGAAAAAAGATTTTTCCTGGGAAAAACAGATCAAAGAATATGAAAAACTGTATGAAAATTTAATGCAGGCAAACGATGAAGATTAA
- a CDS encoding efflux RND transporter permease subunit has protein sequence MKGLSRFSVENKRALVFSALFLAVIGFYLIYQIPEGVFPDATFPRIMVIADYGLAPLKEVEMEIAKPIEEAVMMVEGVRNVRATISRGSAEINVDFQWDQDMFRAYQLVQAAVSGIQHELPPGIQLEVRRFTTSTYPVAGYSLTSDKLDLLQLRDLAIYTIRPQLASIPGIFNIEVMGGHQREYWVNIDPQKLAAFRLDYRQIKAALQKTNRLSFVGRLNETHKLYLNIADNRFLNLDDIKKTIVAYRDQTPVTLAQIATVEPAVKETFIACESNLKPAVLVTIIKQPKTNAVAIMNQVEQRWQELARVLPPDVHVQKWYDMTDFIKRSIRSVRDAILLGALLTMIILLLFLKRLRITLLTAVIIPIALLITFIFIKLFGMNLNLMSLGGLAASIGILVDNAIVVVENIERYLEQGKPKKEAVILATGEIIPPLLGATLTTLVVFIPLIFLTGVPGIFFRALASTLSIAIFVSMLLAVFLTPALAVIFISTRPKKPGRFLPQIIAVQQRGLRFLLRRPVATVLFIALLGLIAVTSYLRIPSGFLPEWDEGTIVHDYLAPPGSSIEGTKSMLKSVAQFIMSLPDVEAYSLRTGRSLAHPRTHANDGDFVINLKKGHKLSSFEIMDMIREFDARHEPRLEPELFQVLPDRLNDLSGEIAPIVIKVFGKNLRLIQEVAARIADSLKQVDGAVDVYRGFSRGEPELTIRVSPEAVGRFGLTVDEVQNAIRFALWGEVATTMMQGLKVIPVRIRYPKTDFNHMEKIRRLPLYLARIDRVVELQELAHIEKVPGKTDIDHENLVQVVNVKAHISGRDLGSVIGDVKTMLNRILLPPGVTIRIGGQYESQQRAFRELILILLFGALLVYTILLFEFKSFRTAAVILLGTALSVSGVFVLLLITGIPLDISAFMGMIMIIGVVVNNGILFIDYAEKFLKETPDVARALLKAGQVRLRPILMTTLSTIFGFLPLALALGEGSEMLQPLAVSMIGGMSLSVALSLFLIPGMYWIVNRPSSSK, from the coding sequence ATGAAAGGGCTTTCACGTTTTTCGGTAGAGAATAAACGCGCCTTAGTTTTTAGCGCTCTATTTCTGGCGGTCATCGGTTTTTACTTGATTTACCAGATTCCCGAAGGCGTTTTTCCGGACGCCACTTTTCCGCGCATTATGGTTATTGCCGATTACGGTCTGGCGCCACTTAAAGAGGTAGAAATGGAAATCGCCAAACCAATCGAAGAAGCCGTGATGATGGTAGAAGGCGTTCGAAATGTGCGCGCTACCATCAGTCGAGGCTCGGCGGAAATCAATGTCGATTTTCAATGGGATCAGGATATGTTCCGCGCCTACCAGTTAGTTCAGGCGGCCGTTAGCGGCATCCAGCACGAATTGCCGCCGGGCATCCAGCTTGAAGTGCGCCGTTTTACCACCAGCACTTATCCCGTGGCAGGCTACAGTCTAACGTCTGATAAATTAGACCTGCTCCAGTTGCGCGATCTGGCAATTTACACCATTCGGCCGCAACTGGCCAGCATTCCCGGCATTTTTAATATTGAAGTCATGGGCGGCCACCAGCGAGAATACTGGGTAAACATCGATCCGCAAAAATTGGCGGCCTTTCGCCTGGATTACCGACAAATTAAAGCGGCCTTGCAAAAAACCAATCGTTTAAGTTTTGTTGGCAGATTAAACGAAACCCATAAACTCTATTTGAATATTGCGGACAATCGCTTTTTGAACCTGGACGACATTAAAAAGACCATTGTAGCTTACCGTGATCAAACGCCCGTAACTCTGGCTCAGATTGCCACGGTGGAGCCGGCGGTTAAAGAAACGTTTATCGCCTGCGAAAGCAATTTAAAACCGGCTGTTCTGGTGACCATCATTAAACAGCCTAAAACCAATGCCGTGGCCATTATGAATCAGGTTGAACAACGGTGGCAGGAATTAGCGCGCGTGCTACCGCCAGATGTTCATGTGCAAAAGTGGTACGACATGACCGACTTCATCAAGCGTTCCATCCGCAGCGTGCGAGACGCCATTTTGTTAGGCGCCCTGCTGACCATGATCATCTTACTGTTATTTTTGAAACGTCTGCGCATCACCCTGCTGACGGCGGTCATCATCCCCATTGCCCTGTTAATCACCTTTATTTTCATCAAACTGTTTGGCATGAATCTCAATTTGATGAGCCTGGGCGGCCTGGCAGCTTCCATTGGCATTTTGGTGGATAATGCCATTGTGGTGGTTGAGAACATAGAACGCTACCTGGAACAGGGAAAGCCCAAAAAAGAGGCGGTTATTCTGGCCACCGGTGAAATCATCCCCCCTTTACTGGGCGCCACACTCACCACGCTGGTTGTTTTTATTCCGTTGATTTTTTTAACTGGCGTGCCGGGAATTTTCTTCCGCGCACTGGCTTCCACCCTGTCCATTGCCATTTTTGTTTCCATGCTGCTGGCGGTTTTTTTAACGCCGGCCCTGGCCGTGATCTTCATTTCGACCAGGCCTAAAAAGCCCGGCCGTTTTCTTCCGCAAATCATTGCCGTTCAACAAAGAGGTTTGCGTTTTCTTTTGCGACGTCCGGTGGCAACAGTGTTGTTCATCGCTCTGCTGGGCCTCATTGCCGTCACTTCATACCTGCGCATCCCTTCCGGTTTTTTGCCGGAATGGGACGAGGGCACCATTGTACATGATTACCTTGCGCCGCCCGGCAGTTCCATTGAAGGCACTAAAAGCATGCTTAAAAGCGTGGCCCAATTCATCATGAGTCTTCCGGATGTTGAAGCCTATTCTTTACGAACCGGCCGCAGTCTGGCCCATCCGCGCACGCATGCCAACGACGGTGATTTTGTGATCAATCTAAAAAAAGGCCACAAGCTTTCTTCTTTTGAGATTATGGACATGATTCGTGAATTTGACGCCAGGCATGAACCGCGGCTGGAGCCGGAATTGTTCCAGGTGCTGCCCGATCGTTTAAATGATCTTTCCGGCGAGATTGCACCCATTGTCATCAAAGTTTTTGGTAAGAATTTACGTCTGATTCAGGAGGTGGCCGCCCGCATTGCCGACTCTTTAAAGCAGGTCGATGGCGCCGTGGATGTGTACAGGGGCTTTTCCCGCGGTGAACCGGAGCTGACCATTCGCGTGAGCCCCGAAGCCGTTGGGCGTTTTGGCCTGACGGTGGACGAAGTGCAGAATGCCATCCGTTTTGCCTTATGGGGAGAGGTGGCCACCACCATGATGCAGGGCCTAAAAGTGATCCCGGTTCGCATTCGCTACCCAAAAACGGATTTTAACCACATGGAAAAAATTCGTCGCCTGCCGCTTTACCTGGCCAGGATTGACCGCGTGGTGGAATTGCAGGAGTTGGCTCACATCGAGAAGGTTCCCGGTAAAACCGATATCGATCATGAAAATCTGGTGCAGGTGGTCAATGTTAAAGCCCATATTTCGGGGCGTGATCTTGGCAGTGTCATTGGCGATGTAAAAACCATGTTAAATCGCATTCTCCTGCCGCCGGGCGTTACCATTCGAATCGGCGGCCAGTACGAAAGCCAACAACGCGCCTTTCGTGAATTAATTTTGATCTTACTTTTTGGCGCCCTTCTGGTTTACACCATCCTGCTGTTTGAATTCAAATCTTTTCGTACAGCGGCTGTCATTTTGCTGGGCACGGCGCTTTCGGTCAGCGGTGTGTTTGTTCTATTATTGATTACCGGAATTCCATTGGATATTTCAGCTTTTATGGGCATGATTATGATCATCGGCGTGGTGGTGAACAACGGCATTCTGTTTATCGATTATGCGGAAAAGTTTTTGAAGGAAACGCCTGACGTGGCCCGCGCGTTATTGAAGGCCGGCCAGGTACGTTTGCGTCCTATTTTAATGACCACGCTTTCCACGATATTCGGGTTTTTACCGCTTGCGCTGGCCCTTGGAGAAGGATCGGAAATGCTGCAGCCGCTGGCTGTTTCCATGATCGGCGGGATGAGTTTGAGCGTGGCACTTTCGTTGTTTTTGATTCCAGGCATGTACTGGATCGTCAACCGCCCGTCCAGCAGCAAGTGA
- a CDS encoding TIGR01458 family HAD-type hydrolase — MKIKGLLIDLDGVVYNDSQPIAGANETIRWLMHRNIPFRFVTNTTMKHRSTLVKKLNSMGINISADVLFSAAYAAAQYLKQFAKHRAMLLLTGDAKREFEGIEEDERDVDFVVLGDMGDDFTLEKINRAFNCLMSGAQLIALQKNRFWLSDQGYRIDAGAFVAMLEYAANVESILIGKPSARFFQLALDDLKLAGEEVLMIGDDVESDIMGAQRLGISTCLVKTGKFRQQDVDRAEVKPDHIIESIARLPALLQDAGL, encoded by the coding sequence ATGAAGATTAAAGGATTGTTGATCGATCTTGATGGCGTGGTTTACAACGATTCGCAGCCCATTGCCGGCGCCAATGAGACCATTCGCTGGCTGATGCATCGGAACATTCCCTTTCGCTTTGTTACCAACACCACCATGAAACATCGATCGACCCTGGTAAAAAAGTTGAATTCAATGGGCATTAACATCTCAGCGGATGTACTGTTTTCAGCCGCCTATGCCGCGGCGCAGTATCTGAAACAATTTGCGAAGCATCGCGCCATGCTGTTGTTGACCGGGGACGCAAAACGTGAATTTGAAGGCATTGAAGAGGACGAGCGGGATGTGGATTTTGTGGTGCTGGGCGATATGGGAGACGATTTTACGCTGGAGAAGATAAACCGGGCCTTTAATTGCTTGATGAGCGGTGCGCAATTGATCGCCCTGCAAAAAAACCGCTTCTGGCTCAGCGATCAGGGGTATCGCATCGATGCCGGAGCCTTTGTGGCCATGCTTGAGTATGCCGCCAACGTGGAAAGCATATTGATCGGCAAACCGTCTGCGCGCTTTTTCCAACTGGCCCTTGACGATCTAAAATTAGCAGGGGAAGAGGTGTTGATGATCGGCGATGACGTGGAGTCAGATATCATGGGCGCCCAGCGCCTGGGCATAAGCACCTGCCTGGTAAAAACGGGAAAATTTCGCCAGCAAGATGTGGATCGGGCTGAAGTAAAACCGGATCACATCATCGAATCCATTGCAAGGCTGCCCGCCTTGTTGCAAGATGCAGGGCTTTAA